A genomic segment from Candidatus Anaeroferrophillus wilburensis encodes:
- a CDS encoding ABC transporter permease yields MTTAPTATAMKAAIQDQEVVRSISLSITTAAAAALIAVVFGTPFAYLLARTSFPGKHLVEAVIDLPIVIPHPVVGIALLSVAGRNHWLGNVFHHLGIRIMGSVTGIIMVLTFVGLPFYINAAREGFAAISPRLEHVSRSLGASPIRTFWHITLPLAWRSILVGIVMCCARAISEFGAVVIIAYHPMIAPVLIYERFESFGLRYSQPVAVWLVSICLVLFILLRVLTLPRRSTSH; encoded by the coding sequence ATGACCACGGCACCCACCGCCACGGCGATGAAGGCAGCCATTCAGGACCAGGAGGTGGTCAGGTCCATCAGCTTGAGCATCACGACCGCCGCCGCTGCCGCTCTTATTGCCGTGGTGTTCGGCACCCCATTTGCCTATCTGCTGGCCCGCACCTCATTTCCAGGCAAACACTTGGTGGAAGCCGTTATTGATCTGCCAATCGTCATTCCCCACCCGGTGGTGGGAATCGCGCTCCTTAGCGTAGCCGGCCGCAACCACTGGCTGGGAAATGTATTTCACCACCTGGGGATCAGGATCATGGGCAGCGTTACCGGCATTATCATGGTCCTGACCTTTGTCGGCCTGCCTTTCTATATCAATGCCGCCAGGGAAGGCTTTGCCGCCATCTCCCCCCGGCTCGAACATGTTTCCCGCAGCCTTGGTGCTTCACCGATCCGCACCTTCTGGCACATCACCCTGCCCCTCGCCTGGAGAAGCATCCTGGTGGGCATCGTCATGTGCTGCGCCCGGGCAATCAGTGAGTTCGGCGCTGTGGTCATCATCGCCTACCATCCCATGATTGCCCCGGTCCTGATCTACGAACGGTTCGAATCCTTCGGTTTGCGCTATTCGCAGCCGGTAGCCGTCTGGCTGGTTTCCATCTGTCTGGTCCTGTTTATTCTTCTGCGCGTCCTGACCCTGCCACGCAGAAGCACTTCCCATTGA
- the wtpA gene encoding tungstate ABC transporter substrate-binding protein WtpA: MGAGVKKIAFLLQTVVMFLCLPPMASAAQTTDQVIIFHAGSLSVPMAAIEKAFEAGHPGIDILREAAGSQKCARKITDLHKPCDIMASADYNVIDKLLIPDHATWNIRFASNRMVLCYTDTSTYAGDISPANWHEILARPDVVWGHADPNIDPCGYRSLMVLQLAEEHYQHPGLYQQLLHNRPVENIRPKSVELISLLQTGNMDYAWEYRSVAVQHGLRFIELPAAINLGDYRYEKHYGNAVVEVTGKTPGTTMTIHGTSITYGITILTNAPHQKAAEAFLAFLLDQNGGLKILEEAGQPPLDPLGIGSQQEFESLPQQLKVLITAEH, from the coding sequence ATGGGCGCCGGAGTAAAAAAAATAGCTTTTCTTTTACAGACAGTCGTTATGTTCCTCTGCCTGCCACCAATGGCTTCGGCGGCACAGACAACTGATCAGGTAATTATTTTCCATGCCGGCAGCCTCTCCGTGCCCATGGCGGCCATCGAGAAAGCGTTCGAAGCCGGCCATCCCGGGATCGATATCCTGCGGGAAGCAGCCGGCAGCCAGAAATGCGCCCGTAAAATTACCGACTTGCACAAACCCTGCGACATCATGGCCTCGGCGGATTACAATGTCATCGACAAGCTGCTGATTCCCGATCATGCCACCTGGAATATCAGGTTTGCCAGCAACCGGATGGTCCTCTGCTATACTGACACCAGCACCTATGCCGGCGACATTTCGCCAGCCAACTGGCATGAGATCCTGGCCCGACCAGATGTCGTCTGGGGCCATGCCGATCCAAATATTGACCCTTGCGGTTATCGCTCGCTGATGGTTCTACAGCTGGCGGAAGAGCACTACCAGCACCCCGGTCTCTACCAACAGCTGCTGCATAATCGCCCGGTGGAAAACATCCGGCCTAAATCGGTGGAACTGATTTCGCTCCTGCAGACCGGCAATATGGATTATGCCTGGGAATACCGTTCGGTGGCCGTCCAGCATGGCTTACGTTTCATTGAACTTCCGGCAGCCATCAACTTGGGGGATTACCGTTATGAAAAACACTATGGCAACGCGGTTGTCGAGGTAACCGGCAAAACACCGGGAACCACCATGACCATCCACGGAACATCCATTACTTACGGCATCACCATACTTACCAATGCCCCGCATCAGAAAGCGGCAGAAGCATTTCTTGCCTTTCTCCTGGACCAAAATGGCGGGTTGAAAATCCTCGAGGAGGCTGGACAGCCCCCCCTTGACCCCCTGGGCATCGGCAGCCAGCAGGAGTTTGAATCCCTGCCTCAGCAGCTAAAAGTACTAATCACCGCGGAACATTAG
- a CDS encoding helix-turn-helix transcriptional regulator yields MERKDLLTTREVAGYLKINEKKVYQLIQDGVIPCTGVVGKWLFSLEQINRWLEEKTALAKNILVAGSDDPLLMRLVEMFNRQFFPHHLVFHAAIGSQHGLMSLANGSAQVAGVHLFHPPTGDYNLPYVKKHCAGKRVVVVNLAYRQQGLLVAPGNPLRITGITDLIRPEVRFVNRNQGSGTRFHLDYLLHQEQLADAPVHGYQQELATHQEVAVQILKGAADVGMGIVYAAAEVGLDFIPLVEERFDLVAMAESYHAHPIADFFALLEPEKLTLKTGSFPGYDFRDAGTIVWQNNS; encoded by the coding sequence ATGGAGAGGAAGGATCTGCTAACCACCAGAGAGGTGGCCGGTTATCTTAAAATCAATGAGAAGAAAGTCTATCAGCTTATCCAGGATGGGGTGATTCCCTGTACCGGGGTGGTGGGGAAATGGCTGTTTTCCCTTGAGCAGATTAACCGCTGGCTTGAAGAAAAAACCGCCCTGGCTAAGAATATCCTGGTGGCCGGCAGTGATGACCCTTTGCTGATGAGGCTGGTGGAAATGTTCAATCGGCAGTTTTTTCCCCACCACCTGGTATTCCATGCGGCGATCGGCAGCCAGCATGGATTGATGTCGCTGGCCAACGGCAGTGCGCAGGTAGCCGGAGTCCACCTTTTTCATCCGCCTACCGGTGATTACAACCTTCCCTATGTGAAAAAGCACTGTGCCGGCAAACGAGTGGTGGTGGTTAATCTGGCCTACCGTCAGCAGGGGTTGCTGGTGGCTCCCGGCAACCCGCTGCGCATTACCGGGATTACCGATCTTATCCGTCCCGAGGTTCGGTTTGTAAATCGCAACCAGGGCTCCGGCACCCGCTTCCACCTGGATTATCTGCTCCATCAGGAACAGTTGGCTGATGCCCCTGTACATGGCTACCAGCAGGAATTGGCTACCCATCAGGAGGTGGCCGTCCAGATTCTCAAAGGTGCGGCTGATGTGGGGATGGGGATTGTCTATGCGGCGGCAGAGGTTGGGCTTGATTTTATTCCCCTGGTTGAAGAGCGCTTCGACCTGGTGGCCATGGCGGAGAGTTATCATGCCCATCCCATTGCCGACTTTTTTGCCCTTCTGGAACCGGAAAAACTGACCCTCAAAACCGGCTCTTTTCCCGGTTATGATTTCCGCGATGCGGGGACGATTGTCTGGCAGAACAACAGCTGA
- a CDS encoding CDP-alcohol phosphatidyltransferase family protein, protein MAVVVHVFEESPVELWGLSSRQRLERVFATAGVSNFSDNLTEVAEDNSVIVIRGDYLYDDRIIKSLLTAPNTILQLSSGTTARPVAAHVPGSLAVEARTILAGKNPADQLPGIETVTPETLTPIYQQQLRKFDPPFVLPIEKSNRHLLEKHLFSWSYKGVTDLVTKWAWPLPARLAVQLCVRRGLSPNQVTMAGLGLVCLAGLLFMFGHYGLGLAAGWLMTFLDTVDGKLARVTVTSSKMGHIFDHAIDLIHPPIWYLLWGLGLTRIYPEITVASLQAIFWLIVIGYLAGRLVEAIFTGLLGRFGIFCWHQIDSYFRLVTGRRNPNLILLTISILLGRPDLGLFWVAFWTVATSLFLVVRLAMAIRVRLTSGPLKPWFADISQDGRRQSLAVRLFTRRLTTFPDGSRG, encoded by the coding sequence ATGGCAGTGGTCGTCCATGTGTTTGAGGAAAGCCCGGTGGAACTCTGGGGACTTTCCTCCCGTCAACGACTGGAACGAGTTTTCGCCACCGCCGGGGTCAGCAACTTCAGTGATAACCTCACCGAAGTTGCTGAGGATAACTCGGTGATTGTGATCCGGGGAGATTACCTCTATGATGACCGGATCATTAAAAGTTTGCTTACCGCGCCCAACACCATCCTGCAGCTCTCCAGCGGCACCACTGCACGGCCGGTCGCAGCCCATGTCCCCGGCTCCCTGGCTGTCGAAGCCCGGACCATCCTCGCGGGAAAAAATCCTGCCGATCAGCTGCCGGGGATTGAGACTGTCACCCCCGAAACGTTAACCCCCATCTACCAGCAGCAGCTGCGCAAATTTGATCCTCCCTTCGTTCTCCCCATCGAAAAAAGCAATCGACACCTGCTGGAAAAACACCTCTTCTCCTGGTCCTATAAAGGGGTTACCGATCTGGTGACCAAGTGGGCCTGGCCATTGCCGGCCCGGTTGGCGGTTCAACTTTGTGTTCGCCGGGGACTTTCTCCCAACCAGGTGACTATGGCTGGATTAGGGTTGGTCTGCCTTGCCGGTCTGCTCTTCATGTTCGGCCATTACGGTCTGGGATTGGCCGCCGGCTGGTTAATGACCTTTCTTGATACGGTGGACGGCAAACTTGCCCGGGTGACCGTAACCTCCAGCAAGATGGGACATATTTTTGACCATGCCATTGACCTGATTCATCCGCCCATCTGGTACTTGCTGTGGGGACTGGGATTGACCAGGATCTATCCGGAGATAACGGTTGCCTCGCTGCAGGCTATTTTCTGGCTGATCGTTATCGGCTATCTTGCCGGCCGGCTGGTTGAAGCAATTTTCACCGGGCTGCTGGGACGTTTCGGCATCTTCTGCTGGCACCAGATCGACTCCTATTTCCGTCTGGTCACCGGCCGGCGTAATCCCAATCTGATACTTCTCACCATCAGCATCCTCCTGGGGCGCCCCGATCTGGGCCTTTTCTGGGTTGCATTCTGGACCGTTGCCACCAGCCTATTTCTGGTTGTCCGCCTGGCAATGGCCATCCGGGTCCGGCTGACATCCGGGCCATTGAAACCATGGTTTGCTGACATCAGCCAGGATGGACGCCGCCAGTCGTTGGCAGTAAGGCTCTTTACCCGTCGTCTGACAACATTCCCGGACGGTTCCCGGGGATAA
- a CDS encoding metallophosphoesterase, with protein MMFVKTAEPASCPHSSSTGDLREEMFTFAHLSDLHLCCPREFSLADIITKRLYGFLSWKLHRSSEYAEQVLAALLEDIRVQQPDHVMVTGDLTHLSLPGEFLKAEHVLRCLGSGERVTVIPGNHDSYIAAAVGKAEKAWASYMVSDNDESASKVSFPTFRRRGPAAIIGLSTARPCLPLLAYGTVGTAQLHRLAEYLEEAGRQQLFRVVLIHHPPVPGVVSWRKRLTDWQAFGALLARQGAELVLHGHAHIPSSAFLEGVGQNIPVRGVPAASAIGRRPYRRAHYCLYGITRKAEGWHIVCAVRRYSVEKQCFVGVDGWQPLMS; from the coding sequence ATGATGTTTGTAAAGACTGCTGAGCCGGCATCCTGCCCTCATTCTTCTTCCACCGGTGATCTCCGGGAGGAGATGTTTACCTTTGCCCATCTGTCCGATCTCCACCTTTGCTGCCCCCGGGAGTTCAGCTTGGCGGATATCATTACCAAGCGGCTTTATGGATTCCTGTCATGGAAGCTGCACCGCTCCAGTGAGTATGCCGAGCAGGTGCTGGCGGCGTTGCTTGAGGATATCAGGGTGCAGCAGCCTGACCATGTGATGGTTACCGGCGATCTCACCCATCTGAGCCTGCCGGGTGAATTTCTCAAAGCGGAACACGTTCTCCGATGCCTGGGTAGTGGTGAGCGGGTTACCGTGATCCCCGGAAATCACGATAGCTACATTGCTGCTGCGGTGGGCAAGGCGGAGAAGGCGTGGGCTTCCTACATGGTTTCTGACAACGATGAGTCAGCCTCGAAGGTTTCTTTCCCGACTTTTCGCCGGCGGGGGCCGGCGGCAATCATCGGCTTGTCCACTGCCAGACCATGTCTGCCACTGTTGGCTTATGGTACCGTCGGCACGGCCCAGCTGCACCGTTTGGCGGAATATCTCGAAGAAGCGGGCCGCCAACAGCTCTTTCGGGTGGTGCTGATCCATCATCCTCCGGTTCCGGGGGTTGTCAGCTGGCGGAAGCGCTTGACCGATTGGCAGGCGTTTGGGGCATTGCTCGCCCGGCAGGGGGCGGAGCTGGTTTTGCACGGTCATGCCCATATTCCCTCATCGGCATTTTTGGAAGGTGTGGGGCAGAACATTCCCGTGCGGGGGGTTCCGGCTGCTTCCGCCATCGGTCGCCGGCCGTACCGCCGGGCGCACTATTGTTTGTACGGGATAACAAGAAAAGCTGAAGGCTGGCATATTGTCTGTGCTGTGCGGCGCTACTCGGTCGAAAAACAATGCTTTGTGGGG